TCCTACATTGCCGAATTTACCCCGATCATCGGCGCGGAGGTGGTGGACGCAGAGGGCAACATCCGCCACATCTTCAGCGACGGGTATGCCGATGCCAGTCGCAACGACAGGTCGCCTCTGGGCTACCAATGGGGGTTTGAGCCGCTCCCTGGGTATGCCGACCCGACCCAAAGCAACGTGGCGATGAGCGATGCGCTAGACAACGACGGTGACGGCAAACCGGACAGCTGGCCTTGGGTGTGGCCGGATCGACCGGAGTGGGTGAATCCTGTGACCCGTGTGCCCCTGTGGAATGGCCAGTACGGTGCCTATGCCCGCGCCGACCAGGAGTCGTATTTTGTGATGAATGACTATGTCAATGACGAGTTCAAATTCTATCCTGACCCCTTTGACTCCACCAAGCGGGGCTTGGCCATTGAGGTGCAAGTACGCGGTTACCAGTGGGCCCATCCTGCGGCCGAGGACATTCTCATCTGGACCTATTGGGTGAGAAACACTGGATTGACCGAGTACCAGAAGATGGTCTTTGGCATGTACGGCGACGCGGACGTGGGTGACGACGGTGACCAGCGCGACGACGATAGCTGGTTCGATCGCCAGGACGATATCGTCTATCAGTATGACCACGACAACGTTGGCGCCTGGGGAGGCCCAGTGGCCTATTTCGGCTTCAAGTACTTAGAGTCACCCGGCGACCCCTTCGACGGGATCGACAACGACGGCGACGGGATGGTCGACGAAAGCCAGGACGACGGCATCGATAACGACGGCGACTGGGACCCGGAGACCGACGACATCGGCAGCGATGGAGTGGGGCCGCTGATGCCCGAGTACATGGGAACGGATGCCGACGGCACGGAAGGCAATGGCAAGCCCGACCCCGGAGAGCCGAACTTTGAGTACACCGACAACGACGAAGCCGACCAGATCGGATTGACCAGTTTCGATTCCAAGGACTGGCGCAAAGGCCTCAACCTGGCCAACGACGAGGAGATGTGGCAGCTCACCACTCCGGGTCACTTCATCGATAACCCGGAGCAGACTACCGACATCACGTTCCTCTACGGCTCCGGCTACTTCCCGCTCAAGCCAGGCCGCATGCGGAAGTTCGCCATTGCGATGCTCTTTGGCGAGGATCAGGAGGATATTTTCCGCAATGCGCGCATCATGCAGATTATTTACGATCGGGACTATAACTTCACCAAGCCGCCGCTTAAGCCGAAGGTGACCGCAGTGCCCGGCGACCACAAGGTCACGCTCTACTGGGACAGGGCGGCAGAGAAGTCCTGGGACCCGATTTATGGCTTTGACTTTGAGGGCTATCGCATTTACCGCAGTACCGACCCAGGTTTTCTGGAGTCGTACACCATCACCGACGCCTACGGCAACCCCACTTTCAACAAGCCGGTGGCCATCATCGACCTCAAGGACGGGCTGAAAGGGCCGCACCCGGTGGCCTTCAACGGCGTGCAGATGAACATGGGCAACGACAGTGGCCTACTACACTTCTGGACGGACACGGACGTTGAGAACGGCCAGACCTATTACTACGCCGTTTGCTCGTTCGACAAGGGCTACTATGCGGATTTCTATGAACGCGGCATTAGTCCCATCCCCCATCTGCCGGATATGGCCCCGGCCGAGTGCTCCAAGCGCATCCGCACTGACGCGGCAGGCAGGGTGTTGAGCACCGACCTCAACACCGTGGTGGTGCGGCCGAATGCCCCAGCAGCCGGCTACAAAGAGGCCCCGCGGCTGTCGACGAAGGCAGGCTCGCTGCAGCACGTCAGCGGTTTTGCCACAGGTGCCATCGAGATCGTGCCCGTGGACCCCATGCGCGTCCCGGACGGGCGGCGCTATGCGGTGAGCTTCAAGGACGACTATCCCAAGGGTTCCGATACCACCAAGACCTTTTCCGTCATGGACCTGACACGACGCACCGCTCGCTTCGTGGCAGACACCGGCTGGGTGGCCTTGGCCGCAGCGCCGCTGGTGGCGGACTCGCTTGTGGTCATGCCCGCAGGCGGTGGGCGGATCTTGGTGCCCGGCGTGGACTATCGCCTGGACGCCAGAAACGGGATGATTGCCATGATTACGGGCGGCGGGATGGCGAAAGGTCAGGAGTACGAGTACTCGTACCTCTACTACCCCGTGTTCCGAAGCCCCTATGTCCAGGGGCAGCTGGACAACCCCATCTTTGACGGACTGCGAATGGTGGTGCAAGACCAACCACTGGCCATTGACCTTGAGAATAGCGGTTGGATCAAGGGAGACTGCAACTACACCCACACCGTTCGCCTCTACACCGGCGGCAAGCTGTACGAGAGCGACTTTGAGTTCCGGTTCGAGGGCCGGATCGGTGAACGGGTGCGCGACGGCCAGATCTTTGCGGGCACGCATGCGCCATTTGTGATTTGGAACGTGTGCGAGCAGCGCGAGGCGCGCTTCGTGCTGATGGACAAGGACGGCAACAAGTACTGGAACCCTGGCGAATCGATCGTGTTGATGCCGGCCCCCACTGGCACTGCCGTCACCTATGAGGTCATCCTCAACAAACCGGACTCGATGCTCGTGGACTCGACGCTGCTGCGTGTGGATGTCCAGTACATCCACACCACCATAGGGGGCATTGACACGGTGATCGCCCTCAGGGATAGCGTCTGGGCCTACGACACGACCTTTGTGCAAATCAACCACCCGGAGCCTGGCGATGTGTGGCTCTTGCACACTACCAAGCCTTTCCGCTCGCAGGACGCCTACCAGTTCACCGCCGAGGGGAGCAAACTGGAGCTGCCGAAGGCGAAGGCAAAGGTCGACAGTCTGCTCAGCCGCATCGCGGTGGTGCCGAACCCGTACGTGGTGACGGCTTCCTGGGAGCCGCAGCATTTCTACCAGTCAGGACGGGGCGAGCGGAAGATCGACTTCATCCACCTGCCTCCCAAATGTACCATAAAAATCTTCACCACGCGAGGTTACTTGGTGAAAGAGATCCATCATGACACCACCATCGACAATGGCGCCGAGTCGTGGAACATGCTCTCCAAAGACGGCATGGAAATCGCCTATGGGATCTACATCTACCACATCGAAGCACCCGGCTTAGGGAGCACCATTGGCAAGTTCGCGGTCATCAAGTAAGCAGGGAGACTACGCAGCTATGCGACGAGTAAACGTTCTTTGGGTAGTGCTCGCGCTGGCAGTGTGCGGCACTGCTGAGGGCCAGTTCGTAGAAAACGTCTCCAAAGTCGGCACGACGAGTGCCTGCTTCTTGGAAATAGAGGTGGGAGCACGGGCGTTGGCCATGGGCGGAGCATTTGTGGCCACGGCCAACGACGCCAGCGCGCTCTACTGGAATCCCGCGGGCCTGGCGCGCCTGTCGCGCAACGAGGTGCACCTGGGGCACACGGAATGGCTGGCGGACATGAACTATGACTTTGCTGGCGTTGCCTTGCCCTTGGGCGCATTCGGCACGTTGGGCGCAAGCTTCTGCGCCCTCGGCATGGACGAGATGGAAGTACGCACCGTGTTCTACCCGGAGGGCACTGGCGAGCGGTTCGGGGCAAGCGACGCGGCGTTGGGCGTCTCCTACGCGCGCGCCCTTACCGACCGCTTCTCCATCGGCTTTACCGGCAAATACATCCAGCAGAAGATATGGCACATGAGCGCCTCCAGCTTTGCCATCGATGTGGGCACGCTGTTCATCACGCAGCTAAAGGGGATGCGCATCGGTGCGAGCATCTCCAACTTTGGTGGCAAGATGCGCTTGGAAGGGAAGGACACGCAGGTGAACCACGACATCGACCCGTCCAAGTATGGCAACAACGACAAGATCATCGCGCATCTGGCCACCGACAAGTGGTCGTTGCCGCTCATCTTCCGGGCTGGGGTGGCCATGGAGCTTCTCAACTCCGCCCACAACCGTTTGACCGTGGCGATTGATGCCATTCATCCCAACAACAACACCGAGTACCTGAATGTGGGCACTGAGTATGCGTTCAACGAGAACGTGTTCTTGCGGGCCGGCTACAAGTCCCTTTTCCTGCGGGATGGCGAGGAGGGGCTGTCGCTCGGCGGCGGCCTTGCCTACGAGCTGCTGGGCCGCGTGCGCTTAAAGTTGGACTATGCCTACCTGGACTTTGGCATTCTGGACAATGTGCAACGATTCAGCATAGGCCTGGAGTTTTAGCGAACCGTCGTGGGTTCCTGCTGCAGGGGAAGTGAGTAGTCCCGGCGGGCGCAACTGCGCCTTGGCCGTTCGTCGGCGGCCATCCTGGGGCGTGAGGAAAATGAAAAGCCCTGCCTGTTCAGGCAGGGCTTGAGTTTTTGCAATCTCCGCCAATCAAGGTTGGGGCGGAGGCTCAGTCTTCTTCGTCTCGGGCAGTTCCTCCCGGAGTTTCTGGAGCTCTTCCCGTCGCTTGGCCTGATCTTCCAGGATTTTCCGCAAACGCTCCAGTTCCCGTTCTGCCTTGCGTCGCTCCTCTTTGATGCGTTCCAACTCTTGCTCGGCGGTCTCTGTCTGGCGTCGCTCGCGAATGATCTGTTCAAAGAGCTCGCGCCGGGTGTCTGCCTTCTGCAGCAGGAGGTCCCGTTCGGTCATGCGGTATACCGAGGTGGGGAGCAACACCAGCTTCACGCCCACGTTGACGCGCCAGGTGGGATAGTTGGGGATGTTTTCATCTTTGAACGGGCCAATGGGAGCATAGCCGGTCCCGTACATGGTCTCGTCTTTGTCGGCGGTGAGGCGATAGTCAAGCGCGAAGAGGAATGAGACCCAGCGCGCCGGCTTGTAGGCCACTGACGGGCAGATATAGAGGTAGTTCTCTCGCGCGTAGGCGCTGGCCGGCGGTTTCTGGATGAAGGAGTTGCCATAGAACTCAAGACCATAGTCGAACTCCCTGGTCGGCAGCTTGAGGCCCAGGCCGTACAGGAATTCCTGCGTCGGACTTTTTACCTTGAGGTTACCGATCTTCTTCGGCCACTCCGTCAAC
The genomic region above belongs to Calditrichota bacterium and contains:
- a CDS encoding PorV/PorQ family protein is translated as MRRVNVLWVVLALAVCGTAEGQFVENVSKVGTTSACFLEIEVGARALAMGGAFVATANDASALYWNPAGLARLSRNEVHLGHTEWLADMNYDFAGVALPLGAFGTLGASFCALGMDEMEVRTVFYPEGTGERFGASDAALGVSYARALTDRFSIGFTGKYIQQKIWHMSASSFAIDVGTLFITQLKGMRIGASISNFGGKMRLEGKDTQVNHDIDPSKYGNNDKIIAHLATDKWSLPLIFRAGVAMELLNSAHNRLTVAIDAIHPNNNTEYLNVGTEYAFNENVFLRAGYKSLFLRDGEEGLSLGGGLAYELLGRVRLKLDYAYLDFGILDNVQRFSIGLEF